In Drosophila pseudoobscura strain MV-25-SWS-2005 chromosome 4, UCI_Dpse_MV25, whole genome shotgun sequence, the following proteins share a genomic window:
- the Pgk gene encoding phosphoglycerate kinase, producing MAFNKLSIENLDLEGKRVLMRVDFNVPIKDGKITSNQRIVAALDSVKLALSKKAKSVVLMSHLGRPDGNKNIKYTLAPVADELKKLLGQDVKFLSDCVGSEVEAACKDPAPGSVILLENVRFYVEEEGKGLDASGGKVKADPAKVKEFRSSLAKLGDVYVNDAFGTAHRAHSSMMGDGFEKRAAGLLLNKELKYFSQALDNPPNPFLAILGGAKVADKIQLIENLLDKVNEMIIGGGMAFTFLKVLNNMKIGGSLFDEEGSKIVQNLVEKAKKNNVKLHLPVDFVCGDKFAENAVVSEATVESGIPDGHMGLDVGPKTRELFAAPVARAKLIVWNGPPGVFEFPNFANGTKGIMDGVVAATKNGTISIIGGGDTASCCAKWNTEALVSHVSTGGGASLELLEGKTLPGVAALSNA from the exons atggCCTTTAATAAGCTGAGCATTGAGAACCTGGACTTGGAGGGCAAGCGGGTGTTGATGCG AGTGGACTTCAATGTGCCCATCAAGGATGGAAAGATCACGAGCAACCAGCGCATTGTGGCTGCTCTGGACAGCGTAAAGCTGGCCCTGTCCAAGAAGGCCAAGTCCGTGGTGCTGATGTCCCACCTGGGTCGTCCCGATGGCAACAAGAACATCAAGTACACGCTGGCCCCCGTGGCCGACGAGCTGAAGAAGCTGCTCGGGCAGGATGTTAAATTCCTCAGCGACTGTGTGGGCAGTGAGGTGGAGGCCGCTTGCAAGGACCCCGCGCCGGGTTCTGTCATTCTGCTCGAGAACGTGCGCTTCTacgtggaggaggagggcaaGGGCCTGGACGCCAGCGGCGGAAAGGTAAAGGCCGATCCCGCTAAGGTCAAGGAGTTCCGTAGCAGCCTGGCCAAGCTGGGCGATGTCTACGTCAATGATGCTTTCGGCACTGCCCATCGTGCCCATAGCTCCATGATGGGCGATGGCTTCGAAAAGCGTGCTGCTGGCTTGCTGCTCAACAAGGAGCTCAAGTACTTTTCTCAGGCCTTGGACAACCCCCCAAATCCCTTCCTGGCTATCCTAGGTGGCGCCAAGGTTGCCGACAAGATCCAGCTGATCGAGAACTTGCTCGACAAAGTCAATGAGATGATCATTGGCGGCGGTATGGCGTTCACCTTCCTTAAGGTCCTCAACAACATGAAGATCGGCGGCTCCCTGTTCGACGAGGAAGGCTCCAAGATAGTCCAGAACCTAGTGGAAAAGGCCAAGAAGAACAACGTCAAGCTGCACTTGCCCGTGGACTTTGTCTGTGGTGATAAGTTCGCTGAGAACGCAGTCGTTAGCGAGGCCACCGTTGAGAGTGGCATTCCCGATGGACACATGGGTCTGGATGTGGGACCCAAGACTCGTGAGCTCTTTGCGGCACCTGTGGCACGCGCCAAGCTGATTGTCTGGAACGG ACCTCCCGGCGTGTTCGAGTTCCCCAACTTCGCCAATGGCACCAAGGGCATCATGGACGGTGTTGTGGCGGCCACTAAGAATGGCACGATCTCCATCATTGGTGGCGGCGACACAGCCTCGTGCTGCGCCAAATGGAACACTGAAGCTCTCGTCTCGCACGTCTCCACCGGTGGCGGTGCCTCCCTGGAGCTGCTGGAGGGCAAGACACTGCCCGGCGTTGCCGCTCTCTCCAACGCCTAA
- the Cwc25 gene encoding pre-mRNA-splicing factor CWC25 homolog: protein MGGGDLNLKKSWHPHTMKNQERVWKAEEQAKMEERKLQDLRKEIHEERDREDLRRLGESSGVLASSGGAAGEAKLEWMYKNSTELINREEYLLGRKIDKSFETLQAEERRQEHGTVGLKQSINHVEHDCVPFSIRAYRNLQSTEQVDMQRKTMEDPLMLIKQREMESRRKLLENPVKLKEIHRILKTEQDLKAAKEKKSKKSKKSKKKKHSKRSSNESSSSESDEDLDRKLARQVSKLKGDAGNEDLKLDKLLDAKYRTISKQLDIASKRKKSKKSRRKSSDSSNESSTDERARRRESEHRRRDDRNGSSRLRENHRGNSPEEPRANRGGSSSHSSRRQHQTERRRSPERGPPRRERDQRDRSRGRSDHSRNHTGRRDRSTDHTGRRERSRDRSPIRRRHSPSPPPKRPSPPKRNAGKPKLSEADREARLREMMDNATWREADRTQAVRKHREAYAREEAQNRERDFDKEFINKEVKKAISNHNSIGDRIRANLNNIQRTSSAMDTNFARK from the exons ATGGGTGGTGGTGATTTG AACTTGAAGAAATCATGGCATCCGCACACGATGAAAAACCAGGAGCGGGTTTGGAAAGCAGAGGAGCAGGCCAAGATGGAAGAGAGGAAGTTACAAGACCTACGGAAGGAAATCCACGAGGAGCGGGATCGGGAAGATCTTAGGCGCCTGGGCGAGAGTTCTGGTGTGCTGGCCAGCAGTGGAGGAGCCGCCGGCGAGGCAAAGCTAGAATGGATGTATAAAA ACAGCACGGAGCTAATCAACCGTGAAGAGTACCTGCTCGGCCGCAAGATCGACAAATCCTTTGAGACGCTGCAAGCCGAGGAGCGGCGGCAGGAACACGGCACTGTGGGCCTCAAACAGTCCATCAATCATGTCGAGCACGACTGTGTTCCTTTCTCCATACGGGCGTACCGCAACCTGCAGTCTACGGAGCAAGTAGACATGCAGCGCAAGACTATGGAGGACCCGCTGATGCTCATCAAGCAGCGCGAAATGGAATCGCGACGAAAGCTTCTGGAGAATCCAGTCAAATTGAAGGAAATCCATCGTATTCTTAAGACTGAGCAAGATCTGAAAGCCGCTAAGGAAAAGAAATccaaaaagagtaaaaaatcaaaaaagaagaaacataGCAAGAGGTCCAGCAACGAATCGAGCAGCAGCGAAAGCGACGAGGACTTGGACAGAAAGCTGGCACGTCAAGTCAGCAAGCTGAAGGGAGACGCTGGAAATGAGGACTTGAAACTAGACAAGCTATTGGACGCAAAGTATCGGACCATATCCAAGCAGTTGGACATTGCATCCAAGAGGAAGAAGAGCAAAAAGTCGAGACGCAAAAGCAGCGACAGTAGCAACGAAAGCAGCACCGATGAGAGGGCACGAAGAAGAGAGTCAGAGCACAGGAGAAGAGATGACCGCAATGGAAGCTCAAGGCTCAGGGAAAACCACAGAGGCAACAGTCCAGAGGAACCGAGAGCAAATCgtggtggcagcagcagccacagctcGCGACGACAGCATCAGACAGAACGTCGAAGAAGCCCGGAAAGAGGGCCTCCACGTAGGGAACGAGATCAAAGAGACCGCAGCAGAGGACGCTCAGATCACAGCAGGAATCACACAGGTCGAAGAGATCGCAGCACGGATCACACAGGTCGAAGAGAACGCAGCAGGGACCGAAGTCCAATCCGTCGccgccacagccccagcccgcCGCCGAAACGACCGTCACCCCCTAAGCGCAACGCCGGCAAGCCCAAGCTGAGCGAAGCCGACCGCGAGGCTCGTCTGCGAGAGATGATGGACAACGCCACATGGCGAGAGGCCGACCGCACCCAAGCCGTGCGGAAGCACCGCGAGGCATATGCCCGGGAAGAAGCGCAGAACAGGGAGCGTGACTTTGACAAGGAGTTCATCAACAAGGAGGTGAAGAAGGCCATTTCTAATCACAACTCGATTGGCGATCGCATACGGGCCAATCTCAACAACATACAGCGCACCTCCTCCGCCATGGATACGAACTTTGCACGAAAGTAG
- the LOC4816589 gene encoding phosphoglycerate kinase: MYSIQLLYHFGDARLLYCQVGAASLLKFASGRLFSSKQKCGDAGKPPKKLSLKNVDVAGKRVFMRVDFNVPMKDGKITNNQRIVAALPSIKYALDNKCKCLVLASHLGRPDGKKNKKFTLEPVAKELQKVLGRPVCFLDDCVGENTLDAVKNPPEGSVLLLENLRFYAEETGSSKDKNKKKIKTDPEKVRQFRTKLAKLGEIYVNDAFGTAHRAHSSMMGEGYKVRAAGFLMDKELEYFAKALQEPVKPFLAILGGAKIADKIPLITNLLNNVSVMIVAGGMSFTFLKVLNSMEIGKSLFDEKGAAMVPEIMAKAQEKKVNIILPVDFVCANKIDKNPERVESVDAKQGIPKEMMGLDVGKISIEIFAGAICASKTIVWNGPPGLFENERFANGTRAMLEAVIGATTRGATTIVGGGDTATACKQFGGADKVSHVSTGGGASLELLEGKVLPGVAALSDA; encoded by the exons ATGTATTCCATTCAACTTCTATACCACTTTGGAGATGCTCGGCTCCTTTACTGTCAA GTTGGAGCCGCCAGTCTTCTTAAATTTGCATCTGGTCGACTTTTtagcagcaaacaaaaatgcgGAGACGCTGGAAAACCTCCAAAGAAGTTGAGCCTGAAGAACGTTGATGTGGCAGGCAAACGTGTCTTCATGAG GGTGGACTTTAATGTTCCCATGAAGGATGGAAAAATAACCAACAATCAGCGCATAGTCGCGGCTCTGCCCAGCATCAAATATGCCCTGGACAACAAGTGCAAGTGTCTG GTATTGGCTTCGCATTTGGGTAGACCGGATgggaaaaagaacaaaaaattcACACTCGAGCCGGTGGCCAAGGAGCTGCAGAAGGTGTTGGGAAGGCCGGTGTGCTTTCTCGATGACTGCGTGGGGGAGAATACCCTAGATGCGGTGAAGAATCCTCCTGAGGGTAGcgtcctgctgctggagaaTCTTCGCTTTTACGCCGAGGAGACGGGCAGCAGCAAGGATAAGAACAAAAAGAAGATCAAGACTGATCCCGAGAAGGTTAGGCAGTTTCGGACCAAGTTGGCGAAGCTGGGCGAGATCTATGTCAACGATGCGTTCGGCACGGCTCACCGGGCTCACAGTTCCATGATGGGCGAGGGCTACAAAGTGCGAGCCGCCGGATTTCTGATGGATAAGGAGCTAGAATATTTTGCCAAGGCGCTTCAAGAACCAGTCAAGCCGTTCCTGGCCATTCTGGGGGGCGCAAAGATCGCCGACAAAATCCCCCTGATAACGAACCTACTGAATAATGTTTCTGTCATGATTGTGGCAGGTGGGATGTCCTTTACATTTCTCAAAGTCCTCAACTCCATGGAGATTGGCAAGTCGTTGTTCGACGAGAAAGGTGCCGCCATGGTGCCCGAAATAATGGCAAAAGCGCAGGAGAAAAAGGTCAATATAATCCTACCCGTGGACTTTGTGTGCGCCAACAAAATCGATAAGAACCCGGAGAGAGTCGAGTCCGTGGATGCAAAACAGGGGATTCCCAAGGAGATGATGGGTCTTGATGTTGGCAAGATATCCATTGAAATATTTGCCGGAGCCATTTGCGCTTCGAAGACGATTGTTTGGAACGGTCCACCGGGCCTATTTGAGAACGAACGCTTCGCCAATGGCACCAGAGCCATGTTGGAGGCGGTCATCGGGGCCACGACACGGGGAGCCACCACCATCGTCGGCGGCGGGGATACGGCCACGGCCTGCAAGCAGTTCGGTGGGGCCGACAAAGTGTCGCACGTCTCCACGGGCGGTGGGGCTTCCCTCGAGCTGCTCGAGGGAAAGGTTCTTCCTGGCGTGGCAGCCCTCTCCGATGCCTAA